A stretch of DNA from Polyodon spathula isolate WHYD16114869_AA chromosome 4, ASM1765450v1, whole genome shotgun sequence:
ctgaggctgcctaaatccacagaagaactgtagttagttctccaagatgtttgtaTAGCAAGTACATTAGCATTAGCACATTTCCAattatcttttcttttaaatttatgtAAAAACGATATGTTATGCCACTCCCCAGATTTTTAGCCGACACCTGGCAGTAGAGCAGTCGTAAATACTCAGGGCAAAATCTGGGTAAAGTCTTATTGCTCTCGTTTGAGCCCAGCTAACGCTGCACAGTCAGACGACAACGACCTTTGCCTTAACGTTAGTGCCTTGCCCTGTGATCAAAATTGGGCCTATTGAGACCTAATTCTCCATGTTAACTGCcttgttattttgttgtaaagtttgtgtttcaaattgaaattatttattattttaaactactgCCACATCTTGCTTtgatcatatatttttttctgttaactaTTGAAAGTGGGAAATTCATTCTCTGTTCTTTCAAAAagagtataaaacaaaaataataccaaGTAACTATTGTGCATAGCTAAAATTAATCACTTCATGATACTGGACTCCTACAGTAATATAGAGATATATGCTACCTTCCTACTGTATTTCTatcaaatatttaattaattaggaGACACAACCAAATACGGAAACTTCATACCTCATCAGCAGAATATGTTGTATATAGATTGGGCAATATATGTAGCATAACATGCtaacagaaaataatacagtaatcTTGTTTATCACAAATTCCATAAGAAAACTGCTTATTTAGAAAATGACATAAGCTCTCAGATCCCTCAGTGTGCTGATTGGATACAGTATTAGAGACACTGTCAAAATGTTGGATGGCTACACCAGCTAGGGTGGCACTAATTTGGCATGATGAGTCAGCTAGGAGTTTAAATTGTCCTGGAGGGATATAGGACAATTCATAAATTCATATTGGATGCTGAATCAATATTTTTGTTACAGAAATGCTTGCCAACCATATGCATACTATCAGCCTTCTATCAAAGACTGTAATAACTGCCATCTTACAGAAttaagcttttatatattacagaatacacttTAATGAAGAGAAGCCGTTATCATTTGAAAGTAGGTATTCATCACCGTATTTCTTCATTCTTCATATGTTTCTACCACAGAGGGTGTTTATCTACTTTAATTTGTGTTTCCATTAAATACAGAATGTGTCTAAACCcgaataaatacagtacagttaatcCAGTTAATTTATCCAAAGAAATAATGACTATTATCAGGAGCCCTGACATGCAGATGGGAAGCCTGTGAAGGCTCTGTTTTTCCACTATCAAGGGACTTGTAAGATTTATCACCATTCACAGCATGAAGCTACACGTTCCTATTCAGTGAAGGCGATGCAGTACAACTATATTGTGAACCCTGCAACACCTAAAAAATCAAGTGTATCAGAGCCCAAACTGGGGTTACTAACAAATACAGCATGACCAACAATTTTAGGCTTTTAGCATGTTCCTGtcatatacatttttgttaaatgtttaaggAAATGCATAAAAAGGGTAGCGTTATTCTCACCAGCCCAATAccccttttcatttcttttaaaatttagCCCAACAGCACAGGCATGTACTGTCTTTATGTTTTTGCATACTTTTTATGTTTCCGGGTGGATCTGAATCCCACAGCTGCCTTCCTATTATTCATtcacagcaaaaacattttgaagagctCCTTCTTTCGTTGGGAAGATTTATTGACCATTAACTCCTActtcaaatgcattaaaaaaattccTACCTGCCGCAAACAAACAACATGTCCACAAACAAAACTAAGTGCATTTACAGCATGTACAAGTAAAACTATGATCTAGCTCAAGATAACAGTGTAAttgaaaatacaacaaatacagttACAGTCATGACCTGCTGTTAACTGGATGAGGCAGTCAGCTTTGCAGAAATGTCGCAATGTTACAAAAAGAACAGCAGGGGGCACTTTTCCATTAAATGTTTTTGAGAACCAAAatgtccaaaacaaacaaatacacttaaCTCTATCCGAATCccaatatttaaaatgcacatttacagATTAATGCATTAATATCAGGACAGAAGGCAGTCTAAAGTAATGTTATTTGATTACACATGGACAGGCAGTCTGCCAGATAATTAAATTCTcactattcttaaaaaaaaacacgatcACATTATACATGTCTGGTAAACCAGAAAAGTGAAAAAGGATAATATACATGTTCTTGCATAATGATAGTGTCTAAGGTTTTCATTTGCCATATCTGGATAATATAAATGGATTTCTGATTAAATATAACTGCTAACCACATACggtaatgagaaaaaaaacattattactcTGTCAATcattaacaaacattttaaacattatctgCTTCCAAAGATGATCATTATTATCTTGTACTCAAAGTCCACAAGATAGCTGTAGAAAACATACCACCTATGAGCATTATACAAACAGTTCCACCTTTGGTGGGTAGGTACATTGGCTAAAATAATGGCTATTAAATAGACCCTCAATTGGAATGAGCCAAAAATATTCCTACTCTGCTTCAAGTCAACAAATTACAGCTAACTTAATTAAATTTCCCAGTGTTATTGCAGAATAAATGATATCATTACCTTGTTACAAAATCAGACACGTTTCAATTATATGTTTTTGTTGATGTCGTTCATGTTAttatattagcttttttttttttttttttttttttttttacttggaagaaCCCTGTTTGTTTAATACTGGGCAGTTATTGTATTCTAGATGATCCTTTCATCCATGCAAAATCATTCCAGTGTACATAGTTGAAAAGTCCgatatttttctaaatatcttCTGGTTGAGTACTGTTTTATAAAAGCTAAAAGCCCACGTTACCTTTACCCTTCCCAGAATCCATCCTAAATTAATCTGACAGAATTGTTGTTTGTTGCTGCTCAAAACTTCCTGAAGGAATCTGGCGGACATcaaaacttttaaatgtatactgttaACAATTCTTAGAACAAGCGTTCAGACACAACAAttatagaaaaatgaaaacaaataaaatgatttttgaaAAATGCTAACCCAGTCTGTGAAAGAGGCTGAAGCTGTATGTGATGCAGCCACAAATAACActatttcaacacattttgagGCACATTATCCTATGCTTACAAACTATTCAGCAAACAAAAAGCTTGACAAGGTGGGTTAGAATTATTATGTACTGTACCCATACTGCACATTAGCAATAAATATcaaattgatttattgttttaatagaaagaaagaaaaaaaaaaactgttcaagtgGAAATGACAATGATAGTGGCTTTTATTTGTAGATATGTAATAGTTTAGTGTTTTTGTGCCTAATCTGATTTACCAATGGGTGCTTAATTGCTGCTAATCAAAGTtatctacataaaaaaaattcACAGTTTCAATAACCAAGACCacatttaaaccattaaaaaatgtaatcattgatgtttttttatatatatatatttaaaaaacaaacaataaattataATTCATAGATTTAACAAACTATCTCATCCCACAGTCACTTTATTATCGAGCCTGTTTACTACTGAAATATTGTGAATTCAGTAGAAGGCAGATAAAACAACACATATTACTGGAAGGCTGCTCTTCATTACAGCAGAAGAGAGACATTAGcactgtgtgtaaatatataactAACCTGCTCGTCTGGCAAACCGCACAGATCCATGCCTTTTCTTCTTTGCTGTAGCTGCTGCAGCTCTTACAGACATTGAATTTGCAGTCCAGGCACTGGCGCTTAGTATTTATGAGGAACGCGAAAGGAGAGCAGCAGCGCATGCAGCAGTGGTCATTAAACTTGTTCTGTCTGGCAAGGATTGTGCATTTGCTGCCTTCTTCATTAAGCTACTGTTTCCTTTCActacaaaataaagcacaaaagaaaaaaaaaagaaaaaaaaagcaaccttaCTGACAGGCTGCTAAGGATGCCTTGTACAGAAAACGACAAGCGGATCAGAATATGTGTGTCGAGACAGAGACCCAAATCGAAGATGGTAACCTGTAGATACTGGCAGCCATACATTTTTCTGTATATTGCAATTAGACAAAATAGCTTACCTCACATTATTCTAATTTGAACTGTGATTTACaggttaagattttttttttttttttttttttttttttttttttgtatctggcaTGTCGGAGCAATCTTATTCATACTGAAGAAATACATCTTGTTTGTGCTGTAATAAACAAGCAACAGGTTTGACTATACAGATGTATAGATGACATGTAAccggttttaatgtatttaattagatTTGACATGCATTACAAAACAGGCATTAAACCACAATATAATGGacttaacaacaacaaaatgatgATCATTGGATATTTTTTAATGACTTTGCTTAATAGTGTGGCAGATACccattaaaacaattaatttgttGCATCATTATTTGTACTCTGGAATGCTGCAGTTATTTTATGTCAAGTCTACATGATTTTATatggaaatacaaaaaaacctaaggaaataaatacatttttctattcCCAAATTCAAAGACAAAGAATATTTCAACAGAATGAAACAAATCTGgtgttacagaaaaaaataaaaaataaaattgtcggTGTAACACAGCTGCAGAATGAGGAAAACTGGAGTTCAGATTCACAGGCTCCAATGATACAAGTAAACCCTAATCCTTTTAGAAATGTACTTAAACCTTTTGGCAGTGGATCCTATGTAGCTGGTGAGCATTCGAAATCCACTATAAGACATTGCTGCTCTATCCTATAATGTATACTCTTTTGACTTCAATTAAAATGTTCGCTGGTTAAAATTAACTATGCAAATGACAACGGTAAACAGTACAGTATCATGATATCCTTGGCATATCAATGAGGTTTGTATTTCCTCTTTTTTATCTTGTATTCAATTTGACAAAGATGCCCCCTTAGGAAATACTGTGGAGAGCATTCCAACATCCCAATGGAACCTTATAGAACATCTCTGccattattataaatgtatttattattaaatatgaactGATAAAGCATTTGTCTGATACACCTCTGAAGGCTTAAGATTGATGCAATATAACATGCAAATCAACGGaagaaattacaataaaatgtttatCTTTATTGAATGTTAACATTTTCCAGAGCCTTCGCAGATCAAGGGGACCCAAGTCACAACTTGATGTGTTCTGCAGTACATGGTTTAGTTGCTAAATAAAAGCTTCCACTGCAAAGGGCTTGTCACTAATTAGGACAGTCATGTTGTATAGATTATAGGGACGATCAACAAAACCAGCCAACAAATAAGTTAGCTCAATAAATACAAAGGTGATGTAAAAAGGTTAAGGTACACAAAACAATTGGGACCAATGGCTCCCCTTttagaaatatactgtatgtaaatactACTTCACATTCAACATTAAGAAAGGGTTAGCTGTTTAAACTGCATATAAATTAGGTGATAATATATCTTTATCTTTTTGACTTAACCTACTGAATGTAAAATGATGATAGCATTTTGTTAGCTCCTAGGGACATATCAATAACGACGACTTGTAAACTAGAACAAAGGTAGCAGTTATTTGTGCAACTAATACAAAGAGTTACTACATTAGCTATAATCTTGGGCGACCTAAGGTAGTTCAGGATTAGTACTAATAAGGGTTTGGAAAACCAGAACAAAGTGCTTAATTTGTATTCAATCTACCATTATTTTATATTCTACAATAACTCTCCCATTGTTCTCTATGGAAGTCAACctttctgttattactcaataacggATAAAGCAAGGCTGAGAGATAACGCTAATTAGTAATTATAAAAggcactgcttactgatgaaacacttcaTGACGATTGAGCCCTACTCTCAAAAAACTATTTGGATTATAATATAATTGAATTGCATGGAAGTTTTCCTTTACTCTGATGCATTGCACTGCCTCTCAGCATTTTCTTTTGTGAGTAAACATAAATATAGATGGACATAGCTCCCACAATTGTCTGTCTGGGTTTGTGtatatgtaagaaaaaaaatatttactattgTACATCTTATGCAGTATTATTTCATATTGCATTAACTAGGGTACTTAACTATGCTACAGTGAGAACACAGGCTTAACAGGTAAGTAGATCCAGCAGATTGCACAGGTCTATTATTGTGCTGAAAAATGTTTAAGAACAGGTCGTGGTTGGGTGAGTCactgtcacactttattttattttttttaaaagtgtatgcTAGCAAGTTTGTCTGTACGTTATGTGGCAAAGTAAGGTGTGCTTTGCCACTTTCAGAACATTTGTCTTctagtgtaaaataaacactccAGGTAGGAAATAAAACAGGGCGGTACTTGTATATTAAATCAAACCAAATAAAAGCCTAATTCCTTCCATgagtgctaaactaaacttttcttAGTTTTTAACTACACCAGACAGCTATGCTGTTTACCAGTCAAACAACACACACGAGTTACAGTACTTTGTCATGTCTGACCACACAGGCTTACTTCAGGCCTTAGGCTTAACACAAACAGCAACCAAATATTTCAGCCCTGCTTATGTCCACCTGCCTCAATTACAAGCAGATGTCGCTAATtaagttaataaaacaaataaacaatggcATTGTGGCTGTGTAAAACAACCACAGAATCCACATTTTCCCAGTGTGCATGGCCTCTCCCCTATCACAGTACATATAAGATAAGTGTGAATGTTTACCAGGGACAAACGTCTTTATCCCTGTATGCATACCTCTACTCTACTGGTAAGTTTAATGTGGATACTTTTGTAATTCTGACCAGCAATAGCAGCCATTTCGTCCAGGTTCTTGAAAAATGAGAgaacaataaaactgcaattaATTACATTCATTATTTGCatggtattcatttaaaacatcaaaTCTTATATTATAATGAAGATCTTGATTTGgataaatataataaaacctgattttattatatatatatatatatatatatatatatatatatatatttttttttttatatatagcctGCCAAGTACtagaagtgctttgtgaaatCAGACCCTGCTTgggacatggattgtgtatgtgtgccattcagagggtaaatgggcaagacaaaagatttaagtgcctttgaacagggtatggtagtaggtgccaggtgtgcTGGTttaagtgtgtcaagaactgcaacgctgctgggtttttcacgctcaacagtttcctgtgtgtatcaaggatggtccaccacccaaaggacatccagccaacggcagaccagtggtcgaaaatggctcattgatgaaagaggccaaaggaggctgacaagaattgtgcagagcaacagacggtctacagttagtcaactgacagtccagtacaacattggtgccgaaagacccataaaagaatgcacaactcgtcgtaccttgacacgaatggggtatggcagccgacgacctaacagagttccacttctttcagcaaaacacaagaaactgcagttgcagttggctaaggaatgaaaacactagacactggaggattggaaaaacattgcctggtctgatgaatcccggttcctgctgtttcacgctgatgggaggactagggtatggagaaaatcacgagtacatgcatccatttttttaaagggtctgcagtacatatttaatatatgagtcagtcaagaaaataagtgaagcaAGGTTGGATAGAAAATACGACTTTATACATGTTGTTTAAATATGGCTGATAAAGCATACGCAAATAAATagacatatattttgttttaatatagctgatacagcataagtaaataaataaataacagaaataacagaaaatgtttttgaagttcataccgtaCAGTCAGCAAAGTTTTTCGTCA
This window harbors:
- the LOC121313938 gene encoding rab effector MyRIP-like, whose product is MAAIAGSKCTILARQNKFNDHCCMRCCSPFAFLINTKRQCLDCKFNVCKSCSSYSKEEKAWICAVCQTSSYLVDFEYKIIMIIFGSR